In the Chloroflexota bacterium genome, one interval contains:
- a CDS encoding GTP-binding protein, which produces MSDATAIPMTILTGFLGAGKTTLLNRLLSAQHGLKIAVLVNDFGEINIDSQLVVGVENDAVINLANGCICCTIREDLLTTTLELLERDDRPEYIIVEASGVSDPVSVALTFRLPALRSLINLDSIVAVVDAEHIHQQREQLIQVVDQIAAADIVVINKIDLVDAEQQQRVIAWIQTIVPRARILSAEYGEVPVDLLLGVGQYRIDVQAEAHPTQHQHNEEWQTWNYQTDQPFTMSSLQHAFQQLPTTIFRAKGIMYLAEAPERRAIVQLAGKRASLRLSEPWGATTPYSQIVVIGRSNSFDPAELTQHFNACLADATQEPREEILTVAEWRRKYQAQS; this is translated from the coding sequence ATGAGTGACGCAACTGCTATTCCAATGACGATTTTGACCGGATTTTTGGGCGCAGGCAAAACTACCCTGCTCAATCGGCTGCTTAGTGCCCAGCATGGCCTCAAAATCGCGGTGCTGGTTAACGATTTTGGCGAGATTAATATTGACTCGCAATTGGTAGTTGGGGTTGAAAACGACGCTGTAATTAATTTGGCGAATGGCTGTATTTGCTGCACCATTCGCGAGGATTTGCTCACTACCACCCTCGAATTGCTTGAGCGCGATGATCGACCTGAATATATCATTGTCGAAGCTAGCGGCGTTTCCGACCCGGTTTCGGTGGCATTAACCTTCCGTTTGCCAGCCCTCCGCTCGTTGATCAACCTCGATTCGATTGTGGCGGTCGTTGATGCTGAGCATATTCACCAACAACGCGAGCAATTGATCCAAGTCGTCGATCAAATTGCTGCTGCTGATATTGTGGTTATCAATAAAATCGATTTGGTTGATGCTGAGCAACAGCAACGGGTGATTGCCTGGATTCAAACGATTGTGCCACGGGCGCGAATTTTGAGCGCTGAATATGGCGAGGTTCCGGTTGATTTGCTGTTGGGAGTCGGCCAATATCGCATCGATGTGCAGGCTGAAGCGCATCCCACCCAGCATCAACACAACGAAGAATGGCAAACCTGGAATTACCAAACTGATCAGCCTTTTACCATGAGTAGCCTGCAACACGCCTTCCAACAATTGCCAACTACGATTTTTCGTGCCAAAGGGATTATGTATCTAGCCGAAGCGCCTGAACGGCGGGCAATTGTTCAATTGGCGGGCAAACGTGCTAGTTTGCGGCTTAGTGAGCCATGGGGCGCAACCACTCCGTACAGCCAAATTGTGGTGATTGGCCGCAGCAATAGCTTTGATCCAGCTGAATTGACCCAACATTTTAATGCTTGTTTGGCAGATGCCACGCAAGAACCACGCGAAGAAATTCTGACTGTGGCTGAATGGCGGCGTAAATATCAAGCCCAATCATAA
- a CDS encoding HEAT repeat domain-containing protein — MQPIEPTETYSFAEMQALAQHPEAEQRQTIAYDLRCSNKPLALAILIDLLNDADQVVQINAIRSIGLWGARRNSPSLLQPATQALLALVQQSPDQMLLDHGLISLGEIGDPQAIDWCLSQLINQPRSRLCAATALGMLKAEQARPWLLQILADQGEAPIVRTTCIEALSQLIFDSTTNQTLISALQDSTAEVREKAGLALCQLGDFSAFESLWAYIRRETAIKPSQVVHALALFGDQTFEPTLAFLNDPDPNLRYWAALALGMFHDPRAIPALVALLNDQAQTHTRALVATAARKALNRLQSLLVGNPASTLA, encoded by the coding sequence ATGCAGCCAATTGAACCTACTGAAACCTACAGTTTCGCCGAAATGCAGGCACTGGCACAGCATCCTGAGGCTGAGCAACGCCAAACCATCGCTTACGATTTGCGTTGCTCCAACAAGCCCTTAGCACTGGCGATCTTGATTGACTTATTAAATGATGCGGATCAAGTGGTGCAAATTAACGCGATTCGTTCGATTGGCTTGTGGGGTGCACGGCGCAACTCGCCCAGCCTACTGCAACCAGCAACTCAAGCTCTATTAGCGCTAGTTCAACAATCGCCCGACCAGATGCTACTTGACCACGGTTTAATCAGCCTTGGCGAAATTGGCGATCCGCAGGCAATCGACTGGTGTTTAAGCCAGTTGATCAATCAGCCTCGTTCACGGCTATGCGCGGCAACAGCCTTGGGTATGCTCAAAGCCGAACAAGCTCGCCCGTGGCTCTTGCAAATTCTAGCCGATCAGGGCGAAGCGCCGATTGTCCGCACAACCTGTATTGAAGCACTGAGCCAACTCATATTCGACTCTACTACCAACCAAACTTTGATCTCAGCGCTGCAAGATTCAACAGCCGAAGTGCGCGAAAAGGCTGGTTTAGCGCTCTGTCAGTTGGGCGATTTTAGTGCCTTCGAGTCACTTTGGGCCTACATTCGCCGTGAAACTGCGATCAAGCCCAGCCAAGTTGTCCATGCACTGGCCTTATTTGGCGACCAAACATTTGAGCCAACCTTAGCTTTTTTAAATGATCCCGATCCCAATCTGCGCTATTGGGCCGCCTTAGCGCTCGGCATGTTCCACGATCCACGGGCGATTCCGGCATTGGTTGCATTATTAAATGATCAGGCGCAAACGCACACCCGTGCCTTGGTGGCAACCGCCGCCCGCAAAGCGCTTAACCGCCTACAAAGCTTGTTGGTTGGCAACCCTGCCAGCACTTTAGCGTAG
- the glmU gene encoding bifunctional UDP-N-acetylglucosamine diphosphorylase/glucosamine-1-phosphate N-acetyltransferase GlmU has protein sequence MTLGVVVLAAGQGTRMRSSLPKVLHPVAGLPLVEHVTRLADAVGAQQIVLVVSEDTLAPISAAFGHRYRYVVQHERLGTGHAVAQARAELEGKVDEVLVLYGADPLMRHESLLELLAVRRTTNAKAAIVSFQADPPTGYGRIVRDATGAVQAIVEERNATPEQRRITEVNQGVALYDGAWLWNALEQVQPNSLNGEYYLTDLVEIALHEHGLGAVAAIQLRDPDEALGVNDRIQLAQVGAILNARKIRALMLAGVTVVDPATTFVDHDVQVGMDTTLLPGTIIKGRTTIGTNCLIGPNSLIEASQIGDHCKISYSVVEQAQMDLGANIGPYGHLRRGAHLMEHVHMGNFGEVKNATLGAGTKMGHFSYVGDATIGENVNIGAGTITCNFTADGKKHRTEIGANAFIGSDSLLRAPVKIGENAITGAGSVVTKDIPDGGVAVGMPARVIRHRKLEQSENE, from the coding sequence ATGACACTCGGTGTGGTTGTGTTGGCTGCTGGTCAAGGGACGCGCATGCGTTCGAGCTTACCGAAAGTTTTACATCCTGTTGCCGGATTGCCATTAGTTGAGCATGTGACCCGTCTGGCCGATGCGGTTGGCGCACAGCAGATTGTATTGGTCGTAAGCGAAGATACTTTAGCCCCAATTAGTGCCGCGTTTGGCCATCGCTATCGTTATGTGGTGCAACACGAGCGACTTGGCACGGGCCATGCGGTGGCGCAAGCTCGCGCCGAACTCGAAGGCAAGGTCGATGAAGTGCTGGTGTTGTATGGCGCTGATCCATTGATGCGCCATGAATCGCTGCTCGAATTATTGGCAGTGCGCCGCACCACCAATGCCAAAGCCGCGATCGTCAGCTTTCAAGCCGATCCGCCAACTGGCTATGGTCGGATTGTGCGCGACGCAACAGGCGCAGTCCAAGCGATTGTTGAAGAACGCAACGCCACTCCCGAACAACGCCGAATTACTGAAGTGAATCAAGGTGTGGCGCTCTACGATGGCGCTTGGCTCTGGAATGCCCTCGAGCAGGTACAGCCCAATAGCTTGAATGGCGAATATTATTTGACTGATTTGGTTGAGATTGCGCTGCACGAGCATGGCCTTGGCGCAGTAGCTGCTATTCAGTTACGCGACCCCGATGAAGCCTTGGGGGTGAATGATCGAATTCAGTTGGCCCAAGTTGGGGCAATTTTGAATGCGCGGAAAATTCGTGCCTTGATGTTGGCCGGAGTGACCGTGGTTGATCCTGCTACGACCTTTGTTGATCACGATGTGCAAGTTGGTATGGATACGACCCTATTGCCTGGCACAATTATCAAAGGCCGCACCACCATTGGGACAAATTGTTTGATCGGCCCCAACAGCTTAATTGAAGCTTCGCAGATTGGTGACCATTGCAAAATTAGCTATTCAGTCGTTGAGCAAGCCCAAATGGATTTGGGAGCCAACATCGGGCCATATGGGCATCTGCGTCGCGGTGCACACCTGATGGAACATGTGCATATGGGCAACTTCGGTGAGGTGAAAAACGCAACCCTAGGCGCTGGCACAAAAATGGGCCATTTTTCCTATGTTGGCGATGCCACAATCGGCGAGAATGTTAATATTGGTGCTGGCACGATTACCTGCAATTTTACTGCTGACGGCAAAAAGCATCGCACCGAGATTGGCGCGAATGCCTTTATTGGCTCCGATTCGCTGTTGCGTGCGCCAGTTAAAATTGGCGAAAACGCAATTACCGGAGCCGGTTCAGTTGTGACCAAAGATATACCTGATGGCGGCGTGGCCGTGGGTATGCCAGCCCGCGTCATTCGCCACCGCAAGCTTGAGCAGAGTGAGAACGAGTAG
- a CDS encoding ribose-phosphate pyrophosphokinase, whose product MDGRLQIFTGNANIPLARSIASHLNLNLGRAIVGVFKNGETRVQLEENVRGSDVFIVQSLTTPVDHHLMELLLMIDALRRASAQRVTAVIPYYGYAKQEKKTTGREPISAKLVANLIATAGADRVLTMDLHAPAIEGFFDIPVDHLQAGPLIADHFRSRNMKNVVVVSPDAGGVGRANKFRERIGASLAIIAKQRPAPDVSEVVEMVGDVAGKHAVIFDDMISTGGTLAEAAKTLKERGAISVVACATHGIFAGNAVELLGDSVMEEVLVTDTIPLPAEASAARIAQISVASLFAEAIIRIHKDLSLSALFS is encoded by the coding sequence ATGGACGGGCGATTGCAGATTTTTACGGGTAATGCCAACATCCCGTTAGCTCGCAGTATCGCATCGCATCTGAATTTGAATTTAGGTCGGGCTATTGTCGGCGTTTTCAAGAATGGCGAAACTCGCGTGCAGCTTGAAGAAAACGTGCGTGGCTCCGATGTATTTATCGTGCAATCCTTAACTACGCCAGTTGATCATCATCTCATGGAGTTGTTGTTGATGATCGATGCCCTACGCCGAGCTTCGGCTCAACGGGTAACAGCGGTGATTCCTTACTATGGCTATGCCAAGCAAGAGAAGAAAACTACTGGGCGTGAGCCGATCTCAGCTAAATTGGTCGCCAACTTGATCGCGACCGCCGGAGCTGATCGGGTGCTGACCATGGATTTGCATGCGCCAGCAATCGAGGGCTTTTTCGATATTCCCGTTGATCACTTGCAAGCTGGGCCATTGATCGCCGACCACTTTCGTAGCCGCAACATGAAAAATGTGGTGGTGGTTTCGCCCGATGCTGGCGGTGTGGGTCGCGCTAATAAATTCCGCGAACGCATCGGCGCAAGTTTGGCAATTATCGCCAAGCAACGCCCAGCACCCGATGTTTCTGAAGTGGTCGAAATGGTCGGCGACGTTGCTGGCAAGCACGCGGTAATCTTCGACGACATGATTTCAACTGGGGGAACCTTGGCCGAAGCTGCCAAAACCCTCAAAGAACGCGGCGCAATTAGCGTGGTGGCCTGTGCTACTCACGGCATTTTTGCTGGCAATGCGGTCGAATTGCTGGGCGATTCGGTGATGGAAGAAGTGCTGGTTACCGACACGATTCCCTTGCCTGCCGAAGCCAGCGCCGCGCGGATTGCCCAAATTTCGGTAGCATCGTTGTTTGCCGAAGCCATTATTCGGATTCACAAAGATCTTTCCTTGAGCGCATTATTCAGCTAA
- a CDS encoding glycosyltransferase family 4 protein, producing MAYTILSIASTSFFADYGAHVRIWEETRALQKLGHRIVIATYHNGDNMPGFEIRRSWDVPWVKRTMVGASHHKMYLDVALSWRALRVAMEIKPDLIHAHIHESALIGSVLSRMFKVPLVFDYQGSLTAEMLDHGFLKRDGMFYKPFHWLENKINRTADAVLTSSFNAANMLRDDWKFPAERLYTVPDSVNTDRFRPFDGSAEWHAERERIRSELGIPSGRKIVAYLGLLAAYQGTNVLLEAAQIIRQQRDDVHFLIMGYPDVRSYLALAESLGVADIVTMPGRILYKDAHAYLALGDVAVAPKMSATEGAGKIPNYMAVGLPVITFDTPVSHEILGDAGVYAKFGDAQSLADEILGLIDNPERRHNLAQTVRTRAVNEHSWELAARQIEAIYERVLAKRAGNPLPEFPTSLQREQGS from the coding sequence ATGGCTTACACCATCCTGAGCATTGCCTCAACCTCGTTTTTTGCAGATTACGGCGCACACGTGCGGATTTGGGAAGAAACTCGCGCCCTGCAAAAATTGGGTCATCGCATTGTTATTGCAACCTATCATAATGGCGATAATATGCCAGGCTTTGAAATTCGCCGCTCATGGGACGTTCCATGGGTTAAGCGCACGATGGTCGGGGCTTCGCATCATAAAATGTATTTGGATGTGGCACTTTCGTGGCGAGCTTTACGGGTTGCCATGGAAATCAAGCCCGATTTGATCCATGCTCATATTCACGAATCGGCTTTGATTGGTAGTGTGCTTTCGCGCATGTTCAAGGTTCCGCTGGTGTTCGATTATCAAGGCAGCCTCACTGCCGAGATGCTTGATCACGGCTTTCTTAAACGCGATGGCATGTTTTATAAACCATTCCATTGGCTCGAAAATAAAATTAATCGCACCGCCGATGCTGTTTTAACCAGCTCCTTCAACGCCGCCAATATGCTCCGCGATGATTGGAAGTTTCCAGCGGAACGGCTTTACACTGTGCCAGATAGCGTTAACACCGATCGCTTCAGACCCTTCGATGGCTCGGCTGAATGGCATGCTGAGCGTGAACGCATTCGCAGCGAGTTGGGAATTCCGTCAGGCCGCAAAATTGTGGCCTATTTGGGTTTGTTGGCAGCCTATCAGGGCACAAACGTGTTGCTCGAAGCCGCCCAGATTATTCGCCAGCAGCGCGATGACGTGCATTTCTTGATTATGGGCTATCCTGATGTGCGCTCGTATTTGGCATTGGCCGAATCGCTGGGCGTTGCTGATATCGTGACCATGCCAGGTCGCATTTTATACAAAGATGCCCATGCCTACTTGGCCTTAGGCGATGTGGCGGTTGCTCCCAAAATGTCGGCAACTGAAGGCGCTGGCAAAATTCCCAATTATATGGCGGTTGGTTTGCCTGTGATCACGTTTGATACGCCAGTCAGCCATGAAATTTTGGGCGACGCTGGGGTTTATGCCAAGTTTGGCGATGCCCAATCGCTAGCCGACGAAATTCTAGGTTTGATCGATAACCCCGAGCGACGGCATAATTTGGCGCAAACTGTACGCACTCGTGCGGTCAACGAACACTCTTGGGAGCTAGCTGCCCGCCAGATCGAAGCAATTTATGAGCGAGTATTGGCTAAACGGGCAGGCAATCCGCTACCTGAATTTCCGACGAGCTTGCAACGCGAACAAGGCTCATAA
- a CDS encoding carboxypeptidase regulatory-like domain-containing protein, with translation MQWFKRSWRKILGIMVGLLAIGLVWLLTTDNVTIWPIRNTLRYQFDQWRADGQMSSQPTADRSLVGCITNAQQQPIVGAIVAVSERNGSLHRASSDRQGCYRLGNLPANQYRLLVTAPSYRDYLIDVDVQQAQTEQHAQLLPAIAPSYAPVEKLVIGQTSVVSRTTPYPTQALRQQVQVWSNNGEQQLTLLYRPITATQPLPLMLAVYPGPADEWESVSIPLAERGYSVLAVGPAYSLDLETDIADLKRLLVLARGGSFVGVDGSRIAIMAGSYSSLHVLRLLQDDVGFTGVVLLGPISDLFAMRESFVAGTFMPPFGLDQALIALGYPDEEIQRYASYSAQLHPRADLPPILLMHSRNDEVVPASQSEFLAEQWRGLGIEVESYFFDGMSHYLRAVEPSPELDELYRITLDFLARVN, from the coding sequence ATGCAATGGTTCAAGCGTTCTTGGCGCAAAATTCTAGGAATTATGGTTGGCCTTTTGGCAATTGGTTTGGTGTGGTTGCTCACCACTGATAACGTAACAATCTGGCCAATTCGCAATACCCTACGTTATCAATTCGATCAATGGCGAGCCGACGGCCAAATGTCCAGTCAGCCAACCGCCGATCGCAGCCTTGTTGGGTGCATTACCAATGCGCAGCAGCAACCAATCGTTGGGGCAATTGTGGCTGTCAGCGAGCGTAACGGCAGCTTACATCGGGCGAGCAGCGATCGTCAAGGCTGTTATCGGCTTGGCAATTTGCCAGCTAACCAATATCGCTTATTGGTGACTGCGCCGAGTTATCGCGATTATCTGATTGATGTTGATGTGCAGCAGGCCCAAACTGAGCAGCATGCACAACTTTTGCCGGCAATTGCCCCAAGTTATGCCCCGGTCGAAAAACTCGTGATTGGACAAACCAGCGTGGTTAGCCGAACTACGCCCTACCCTACCCAAGCCTTGCGCCAACAGGTGCAAGTTTGGAGCAATAACGGCGAGCAGCAATTAACCCTGCTCTATCGACCAATTACGGCAACTCAGCCGTTGCCGTTGATGTTGGCGGTCTACCCTGGCCCTGCCGACGAATGGGAGAGTGTGAGCATTCCCTTGGCCGAGCGCGGCTATAGCGTGTTAGCGGTTGGCCCAGCCTACAGCCTCGACCTCGAAACTGATATTGCCGATCTCAAGCGCTTGCTGGTATTGGCTCGTGGTGGCTCGTTCGTGGGAGTTGATGGCAGCCGGATTGCGATTATGGCAGGCAGTTATAGCAGCCTCCACGTTTTGCGCCTGCTGCAAGACGATGTTGGTTTTACTGGCGTAGTGTTGTTGGGGCCAATTAGCGATTTGTTTGCCATGCGCGAGAGCTTTGTGGCCGGAACATTTATGCCGCCGTTTGGGCTTGATCAAGCCTTGATCGCCTTGGGTTATCCCGACGAGGAGATTCAGCGCTATGCCAGCTATTCGGCTCAACTACACCCTCGCGCCGATTTGCCGCCGATTTTGTTGATGCACAGTCGGAATGATGAAGTTGTGCCCGCCAGTCAATCAGAATTTTTGGCTGAGCAATGGCGGGGCTTGGGCATTGAGGTTGAAAGTTATTTTTTCGATGGCATGTCACATTATCTGCGGGCGGTCGAGCCTTCGCCAGAGCTTGATGAGCTGTATCGCATAACCTTAGATTTTTTGGCACGGGTTAATTAG
- a CDS encoding HNH endonuclease yields the protein MTIPQRVDQATIYVYPKDDLALRNDGYQKILVNYVYTKEINNYIRIIFKEKGYKKERYLFKDDTIVIVQGWNTPDLPDNRKIVQNDEIMIVSTMRHEVYSHQWIEEFNSIIDPWIQSNPERLILDLRKQPIQNVSTVEEDWSTAIQGNLFDLPATQAHQPIASPEIFIEGAEYQSLVTRYERNPEARQRCIEHYGSTCVICNFDFAKAYGELAKGFIHIHHLKPLASIGENYEIDPIDDLRPVCPNCHAVIHMRKEPYTMDEVRNMLQH from the coding sequence ATGACTATTCCTCAAAGAGTTGATCAAGCAACTATTTATGTTTATCCCAAAGATGACCTAGCACTTAGGAATGATGGATATCAGAAAATATTAGTTAATTATGTTTACACTAAAGAAATAAATAATTATATTCGAATCATATTTAAAGAAAAAGGGTATAAAAAAGAAAGATATCTATTTAAGGATGATACAATAGTGATTGTACAAGGATGGAATACCCCAGATTTGCCAGATAATAGAAAAATTGTGCAAAATGATGAAATTATGATTGTATCTACAATGCGACATGAGGTGTATTCTCACCAATGGATTGAAGAATTTAATTCGATTATTGACCCTTGGATACAATCAAATCCTGAACGCCTTATCCTAGATCTACGAAAACAACCTATACAAAATGTATCTACTGTCGAAGAAGATTGGTCAACTGCAATCCAAGGAAATTTGTTTGACTTACCAGCAACACAAGCTCATCAACCAATAGCAAGTCCAGAGATTTTCATTGAGGGGGCAGAATATCAATCATTAGTAACTCGTTATGAGCGAAATCCCGAAGCCCGTCAACGTTGTATTGAGCACTATGGGTCAACTTGTGTTATTTGCAATTTTGATTTTGCCAAAGCCTATGGCGAATTAGCAAAAGGTTTTATCCATATCCATCATCTTAAGCCGCTGGCTAGTATTGGCGAAAACTACGAAATTGATCCCATTGATGATTTGCGCCCTGTATGCCCGAATTGTCATGCTGTTATTCATATGCGCAAAGAGCCATATACGATGGATGAAGTTCGTAACATGCTTCAACATTAA